In the genome of Candidatus Brocadiaceae bacterium, the window GAACCTGCAGGCGATGGAGCTGCTCGACGCCGCCAACACCGGCGCCTACGGGCACCCCGAGCCGACGTCCGTGCGCGTGACGCCCGTCAGGGGCAAGGCCATCGTGGTCTCCGGGCACGACCTGCGCGACCTGGAGGCACTGCTCAGGCAGACCGAGGGCAAGGGCATCAACGTCTACACGCACGGTGAGATGCTGCCGGCCCACGGCTACCCCGGCCTGAAGAAGTACCGGCATCTGGTCGGCAACTACGGCGGGGCCTGGCAGGACCAGCGCAAGGAGTTCGACGCCTTCCCCGGCGCCATCCTGATGACCACGAACTGCATACAGAAGCCCACGGACGGCTACATGCACCGCATCTTCACCTGCGGCGTGGTCGGCTGGCCGGGGGTGACGCACGTCGCGGACCGGGACTTCACCCCGGTCATCGAGGCCGCCCTGGCGGAGGACGGGTTCGCCGAGGACGCGCCCGAGAAGTCCATCCTGGTCGGCTTCGCACGCCAGGCCGTGCTGAGCGTGGCCGACAAGGTCGTCGAGGCCGTCAGGAGCGGCGCCGTGCGCCGCTTCTTCCTGATCGGCGGCTGCGACGGCGCCCGGCCCGGACGCAACTACTACACCGAGCTGGCCCAGGCCGTGCCGGACGACTGCGTGATCCTGACGCTCGCGTGCGGCAAGTACCGGTTCAACAAGCTCGAGTTCGGCGACATCGGCGGCATCCCGCGCCTTCTGGACGTGGGGCAGTGCAACGACGCCTACTCGGCCATCCGGATCGCGGTAGCGCTGGCGAACGCCTTCGAGACGGACGTCAACAGCCTGCCGCTCTCGCTCGTCCTGTCGTGGTATGAGCAGAAGGCCGTGGCGATCCTGCTGACGCTCCTGCACCTGGGCCTGCGCGGCATGCGGCTGGGCCCCAGCCTGCCGGCCTTCGTCAGCCCGGCGGTGCTGGGGGTGCTGCAGGAGAAGTTCGACCTGAAGCCGATCACCACACCGCAGGAGGACCTGGCGGCCATGCTGGCGTAGCCGCCGGAAGTCATTCAGAACGGTTCTTCGACGGCGCCCTGGGCAGGACGGCAGACGAACAGGGCGCCGTCGGGGGCCGGCGGCCGCCGGGCGTAGAAGTCCCGGCGGAGTGCGCGCAGGATGTCGTCCGCTGCGCCCACGGGCGCCAGCGCGACGGCGAAGCCGCCCAGCCCGGCGCCGGTCAGGCGTGCCCCGAGCGCCCCGGCGTTGCGCATGATCCCCACGAGCTGGTCCAGCTCGGGACAGCTCACCTCCATGTCGGCGGCGCAACTGGCGTGCGACTGGTCCATCAGCCGGCCCAGGGCCGGCATGTCGCCCGTCTCCAGGCAGCGCTCGGCCCGCCGCGTGCGCGCCGCCTCGCTGAAGACGTGCCGGCAGCGGCTCAGCACCTTCAGGCCGTCGGCCGGCACCGACAGGATGCGTCCGTCGCTCATGCGCAGGAACGTCTGCGCGAACCGCGCGGGGTCCATCCCCAGGGCGTCGGCCGCGTCGGCCGGCGCGAGCCCTTCGCGCCCGTCCACCAGGGCGTGCAGTCGCCGGGGCAGTTCCTCCTCGGCGTCGGCGACCAGCGGGGCCAGGTCGCTGAGCCGCCGGGCGGGCGCCGCGCCCGACGCGCGGACGCCCAGGGCGCGGGCGAGCAGGTGTGCGCCCACGCGGCACTCGATCACGCGGCGGTTGTAGGCCAGGCGCTGTTCGGCGGTCTTGCGCGCCTGCACCGTGCTGTGCGCCGCGATGATGCAGTGGCCCGGCGGGAACGGCAGGTGGGCGGCCCGCAGCGGATGGAACTCGACCTTCAGCACGTACCCCCGGCGGGCCAGCAGGCAGGCCGCCTGGTCCATGCCGCCGCCCTGGGTGCCGACGTAGTGCTCGGCCTCGGCCATGCGTTCGGCCATGGCGTGAGGCTCGAGGGGCAGGCGGTTGACTGCGGCGAAGGCCAGTCCTACGGCGACAACCAGCGCCGTGGAGGACGACAGGCCCGAGGCGGGCGGCAGGTCGCTGTGGACCAGGCAGTCCATGCCGTGGAGTGTGCCGGCGGGGCGGCCCTGCTCGATTGCCAGACGGGTCAGCGACTCGACGGCGGCCTTGGCGTAGTTCCCCCAGTCGCCGATCTCAGAAGGCGGGATGGTCTCGGCGACGTCGAAGGATCGGTCGCCGAAGGCCGCCTCGGCGGCGTTGTGCAGCCGGACCGCCGTGTCGCCGCGGGGGGCCGCGGCCAGCCGGACGGCCTGGGGGACCGCCAGGGGCAGGACGGGGTACCCGTTGTAGTCGACGTGTTCGCCGATCAGGTTCACGCGCCCGGGCGCGCATACACGCCATGCGGGCGCCCGGCCGAACTCGCGCTCGAACCCCCGCCGCACGTCCGTCCATCGGTCTGCTCCGTCCATCGGCTGCTCCTGGGGAACGGGATGCGGCAATTGTAGGGCGTTGCCCGTGCGGTTGCCACCGCCGGCGGAGCGGCGTGACCGAGGATTCCGCCCTCCCGCAAGCCCTTGCGTGCACGGAGGTTGCGCCGGATGCCTGGCGGGCTGCTCCCGGGCGGGGTACACTCATCTCACACCAGAACATGGGAGGACGGCATGGAACGCCCTGCCAACGGAGAGTCCCACTACGCCACGCTGGCCGTCAGCCCGGACGCCACGGGCCAGGAGATCAAGCGGGCCTACCGCCGCAAGGTGCGGGAGCTGCACCCGGACGTGAAGACGCGCCCGTGCAATGTGGAGCAGTTCCAGGCCGTGCGGCGCGCCTACGAGGTCCTCGCCGACCCCGACGAGCGGGCCTTCTACGACCTGCTGATGGGGTTCGGCCCGCGGACCGCGCGCCCGCGCGTCTACCGCCGGAGCTTCGAGCACCTGTTCGACAGCCTCTTCAGCGGTCTGCACACGGCCGTCAACAACACCGCCGAGCAGTGGATGCAGATGGATCCGCCGCGCCGGGAGGCCGGCTGAGACGTCGGGGCCTTACGGCCCGCCGACGTTCTGGATCATGTAGACGCGGAGCGCCTCGGCCGGGAACGTGCCGTCACCCGCCGATACGCGACGGCTCGCGAGGACGTCGAAGACGTCCGCGTCCTCGGCCACGGGGCAGGAGAACGGCTCGAAACACCAGAGCACCCGCACGTCCGGGTCGACGCCCGTCCAGATGACTCCCCGGTCCTCCGGCAGCATGCGGGACCGTTCCATGTGCTCGCGCAGCGCCTGACACGCCTGGTTGATGGGCGCCACGCCGGTATGCCACCAGTCGGCGCGGCGGCTGCCCCGGCGGCTGCGCGGCTCGCAGGGCAGCGCGTAGCCCAGCCGATGCGCACAGGCGCGGAAGTAGACCTCCACGGGGTCGACACTGCGCCCGGAGGCCGCATCGGGCGGGTACTCCAGGATGCTGTCGCGGAACATGTACTCCCGCCCCTTCAGCGTTTCGTACGGGACACTCCGCAGGCAGCCGGGCACGGCCCCGGGCGCCGTCTGCAGGCAGCCGAAGCCCATGCGGGCAATGTCCGCGATCAGCGCCGTGCGGGCTCCAAACAGGCTGCGCACCCGCCCCTGCGCGCCGGCGCCCGAAGCGGCCTGGCCCACCCGGCGGTCGAACTGACCGGCATACCCGGCAAGGGCACCGTCGCCGAACAGGGCGTCGATGCCCAGTCCTGCTCGCACCCGTCGCAGGTGCTCACGCAGAAGGCCGCCGTCCTGGCCGCGCAGCGCAAGGGAGACCAGTTCCCGACCATCTGCGCCCGGGCTGAGCGGGCGCGGCGGCTGCGGTGCGTCCGTGTCCGTCTCCATGCAGGCCGCCACCAGCCAGGGCTCGCTGCAGTCCAGCAGGGACGCGGCCACCTGCGCACCCCTCTGGTGCGCATGGTCGACGATGCGGCGGATCTGCCGGCAGGCCTCCCGGCCGGCACGTTCGTCGGGCCGGGCCGGAGCGAAGTGGCGGCACAGCCCGACCACGTAGATGCGTGTGCAGCCGGCCCGGGCCAGCCGGTCGATGCCGCTCTGCAGCGTCTGCAGGGTGAACCCGTCGGCGGGGTTGAGGCTTCCGCCGGGCATGAGGGGCTCCGGCGCCACGCCGAGCCGGACCGCCGCCTGCCGCTGGAGATCCTCACGGACGGCGCAGTACTGATCCGAACGCTCGGCGGGCGACGTCGTCGGGAGGTCGGCCGCCAGCACCTGCTGGGCGGGGAACTCCAGGGCGCCCCCCAGGTCGCCGCAGAGCTGGTGCCAGTGCACGATGTGGTTCCGGCCGGCGTCCTTCTGGAAGAGCGAGAGGCAGTGGAACGGGGACTCGAAGCAGGTCACGAGCAGGCTCTGGTCATCGAACTGGAACGTGAATCCCTGCAGCACGGAGAAGTACGGGAGGAACTGCCGGACGCGTCCGCCGCCGTGCCAGGCGGTCGTGTACCGATCGGACAGGGCGGTGAAGTGCCTCTGCGGTTCGTCGCCGGGGCCGGCCATCCAGAAGGACGTGCCCGTGGCGCGGGCGCCCAGCTCCCACGATGCGCGGTCGTGGATGCGGCAGGCATGGTGCTTGCGCGAGGTGTACTTGTAGGAGTAGGAGAAGCCGCAGAACGCGATCCCGCCGATGGTCCGCTGCACCGCTCTGAGGACGACCCGCAGGGCACCTCCCCGGTCGCGCGACGCCTCCTGGTCCCAGGGGCCGACGTTCCAGACCTCCTCCCCGTCCGCGCCGGTCCACTCCGTGCGCCCGTGCCGGTGCACGAAGGGGATCAGGTCCAGCGTCAGCGACTCGTCGCGGCCCGGCCGGATCTCGCGCAGTTGCAGGCGGCTGACCTCGAACCCGTCGGCCGTGCGGATCAGCGGCAGCACGGGGAGTTCGGCCGACCGCAGCTTGCGGCGGCGCCACCTCACCTGGCCCAGGCCCGCGTAGTCCCCGTCCTTCTTCAGAATGTCCACCGTGATGCCGTTGCGGAATCGGACGCGGCAGCCCTTTTCGAACTCGAGGAGTTCCATGTCGAGCCTTGGCGCTGAAGCGAAGTGGGGCCGATCCCTTATAGGGCGCACGGTGGGGCTTTGCAAGCGACTGCGCGGCGGGCCCTCAATGGGCAGCGCCGGGCGCCTGGCACGGACGCCTCAGCGGGGCCGTGGCGGGCGGCTGCCGGGAATCTCAGCGCAGGGCGCGCGCGCGCTGAAACGCCGCCTGCGCCTCGCTGCCGCCCAGTCCGCTCTGGAGTGCGCGCACGTAGCTGTCGTACGCGGCCCGGCGGCGGCCGGCCTGCTCGTAGCAGACGGCCATCATGTACTGCAATAGGGCGACGTTCGGATTTGCCGACGCCACCTTCTCCAGGGCCGGCAGGGCCTCGGCGTAGCGGCCCAGATGATAGCGGGCCGCCCCGAGGCCGAACCAGGCGACCGCGCCGGACGGGAAGCCGCGCGCGGCGACGGCGAACTGCCGTTCGGCCTCCGCGTACCGTTCCATGGCGAAGTGCACCAGCCCGAGGCCGGTGTTCGCCGGCACGTACCGGGGGTCGACGCGCCGGGCGCCTTCGTAGGCCTTCCGGGCGGCCTCGGCGCGTCCGAGCTTGAGCAGGGCGTCGCCTCTGAGCACGTGGAACGGCGCCTGGTCCGTCCGCATGGCCAGGGCCTCTTCGGCTGCGGCCAGTGCTTCGGCCGCCCGTCCTTCCTTCAGCAGCTTGCGGCCCCGGTCGTGCGGCTCGAAGGCCTCATTGACCTGCTGGAGCCGCCGCAGCCTCCGGCGCCAGCGGGCGGCGTAGATGCCGTCGCCCTGCACGTAACGCCCGTCGAGCTTCTTCTCCTCGATCACCCCCTGGGTTTCCCGCAGGCGGTCCGGCGCCTCCGGGTGGGTGGCCAGGTAGCGGTCCAGGACGGACTTGCGGTCGCTGCCCAGCGAGGCCAGGAGCCGCTGCATGGACAGCGCCTCCCGGGGGTCCCAGCCGGCCAGCGCCATGTAGTAGGTGCCGACGCGGTCGGCCTGCCGCTCCTGCTCGCGGCTGTAGGAGAGCCCCAGGACGCCGACGCCGATCTGCCCGGCGCCGACGGCCAGGCGGCCGGCGAGCGAATCCCCCGCCGCCACGTCGGCCACGCCCACC includes:
- the hcp gene encoding hydroxylamine reductase encodes the protein MFCYQCEQTAKGTGCIVHGVCGKAPEVAALQDLLIRAVQAVAAYAHRGRPLGVADPEVDEFVAAALFATLTNVNFDPEPLAAMIRRAGVLRDRTRERYRAACDRAGRPAEEPRWAADWSPASDLAGLVRQGRNVGIRARIDRLGETAAGLQELITYGLKGVAAYLDHARILGKTDEAADARLDGLLDYLGGCPTDVNDLTAKALETGELNLQAMELLDAANTGAYGHPEPTSVRVTPVRGKAIVVSGHDLRDLEALLRQTEGKGINVYTHGEMLPAHGYPGLKKYRHLVGNYGGAWQDQRKEFDAFPGAILMTTNCIQKPTDGYMHRIFTCGVVGWPGVTHVADRDFTPVIEAALAEDGFAEDAPEKSILVGFARQAVLSVADKVVEAVRSGAVRRFFLIGGCDGARPGRNYYTELAQAVPDDCVILTLACGKYRFNKLEFGDIGGIPRLLDVGQCNDAYSAIRIAVALANAFETDVNSLPLSLVLSWYEQKAVAILLTLLHLGLRGMRLGPSLPAFVSPAVLGVLQEKFDLKPITTPQEDLAAMLA
- the galK gene encoding galactokinase yields the protein MDGADRWTDVRRGFEREFGRAPAWRVCAPGRVNLIGEHVDYNGYPVLPLAVPQAVRLAAAPRGDTAVRLHNAAEAAFGDRSFDVAETIPPSEIGDWGNYAKAAVESLTRLAIEQGRPAGTLHGMDCLVHSDLPPASGLSSSTALVVAVGLAFAAVNRLPLEPHAMAERMAEAEHYVGTQGGGMDQAACLLARRGYVLKVEFHPLRAAHLPFPPGHCIIAAHSTVQARKTAEQRLAYNRRVIECRVGAHLLARALGVRASGAAPARRLSDLAPLVADAEEELPRRLHALVDGREGLAPADAADALGMDPARFAQTFLRMSDGRILSVPADGLKVLSRCRHVFSEAARTRRAERCLETGDMPALGRLMDQSHASCAADMEVSCPELDQLVGIMRNAGALGARLTGAGLGGFAVALAPVGAADDILRALRRDFYARRPPAPDGALFVCRPAQGAVEEPF
- a CDS encoding J domain-containing protein; the encoded protein is MERPANGESHYATLAVSPDATGQEIKRAYRRKVRELHPDVKTRPCNVEQFQAVRRAYEVLADPDERAFYDLLMGFGPRTARPRVYRRSFEHLFDSLFSGLHTAVNNTAEQWMQMDPPRREAG
- a CDS encoding M48 family metalloprotease; the protein is MNRRCALCLTALMLLAGAAGCRTNPVTGRGELMFVSPDNELALGHRAHPDVMFMYDGEYHDPDLNVYLGTIVLRLHATSHRADMPVDFTILNTSAVNAFALPGHVYATRGFLAKLENEAQFAAVMGHELAHVAAGHSAQRLTQGMLTQVVVGVADVAAGDSLAGRLAVGAGQIGVGVLGLSYSREQERQADRVGTYYMALAGWDPREALSMQRLLASLGSDRKSVLDRYLATHPEAPDRLRETQGVIEEKKLDGRYVQGDGIYAARWRRRLRRLQQVNEAFEPHDRGRKLLKEGRAAEALAAAEEALAMRTDQAPFHVLRGDALLKLGRAEAARKAYEGARRVDPRYVPANTGLGLVHFAMERYAEAERQFAVAARGFPSGAVAWFGLGAARYHLGRYAEALPALEKVASANPNVALLQYMMAVCYEQAGRRRAAYDSYVRALQSGLGGSEAQAAFQRARALR